A stretch of the Mycoplasmoides genitalium G37 genome encodes the following:
- a CDS encoding glycerophosphodiester phosphodiesterase produces MHNKQLLLAHRGYSFIAPENTKLAFDLAFEYCFDGIELDVHLTKDEQLVIIHDETTLRTALVNKEVEFESLVSLKRDDHSAFFHLKIQFQSILTLKEFLDLYLDKFKLINIEIKTDQKPYLGIEKKLVDLVKGYGKKAIDKILFSSFNFESLQKVYDLDNSYKKGFLFWTKKQFETISTARIQKICQFLHPWTKIYEKYPQMIKKLNLPLNLWTVNSQNKFQQFLADNHVYAQIANKKFEIKIN; encoded by the coding sequence ATGCATAACAAGCAATTGCTTTTAGCACATAGGGGTTATTCATTCATTGCTCCAGAAAACACCAAACTAGCATTTGATTTAGCTTTTGAATATTGTTTTGATGGAATAGAGCTTGATGTTCATTTAACTAAAGATGAACAGTTAGTTATCATTCATGATGAGACAACATTGAGAACCGCATTAGTTAATAAGGAGGTTGAGTTTGAATCATTAGTTAGTTTAAAAAGAGATGATCATAGTGCTTTTTTTCACCTTAAAATTCAATTTCAATCGATCCTAACTTTAAAAGAGTTCTTAGATCTTTATTTAGATAAATTTAAGTTAATCAATATTGAGATTAAAACTGATCAAAAACCATATTTAGGAATTGAAAAGAAGCTTGTTGACCTAGTTAAAGGTTATGGTAAAAAAGCAATAGATAAGATCTTGTTTTCATCCTTTAACTTTGAATCTTTGCAAAAAGTTTATGATTTAGATAATAGTTACAAAAAAGGTTTTTTATTTTGGACTAAAAAACAGTTTGAAACAATTAGTACAGCTAGAATCCAAAAGATTTGTCAATTCCTCCACCCATGAACCAAAATATATGAAAAGTATCCCCAAATGATCAAAAAACTTAACTTACCTTTAAATTTATGAACAGTAAACAGTCAAAATAAGTTTCAGCAGTTCTTAGCTGATAATCATGTTTATGCACAAATTGCTAACAAAAAGTTTGAAATAAAAATAAATTAG
- a CDS encoding MFS transporter, producing the protein MTTKKGFKKRLKDFSKQQILALIILGAIDVFVIAAPYYVKNVVPNLHLYLGITEDEVATVTSIIGYVTLATQLPGGFLTNRFSSRKLLFLSAITTGAITFWLAANILTKNQQSHDALFIQYCVIWGLWGITSTLIFWTPLWKLASQQATKENQALGFGIQGAANGIWGLIFIFLIALIITSIFYPSGGSENADSKPFAAYAFIIAIMLVITGFTVLFFVKEKPIEKQSQTTLVSFKRNLNQILVTLKNWKLWLLSFFLMGMYVFQSTFAYYLLQMLQNAFLAPVVLVTVIGGIRTYALRSAVSVYLCRLADKCKSYILFLMICTVLGIVFVLAFILLGFVQTNSANITLITFSSILYIFTGILSWGMVTVRYNQIGEIDIGKNNYASSVGLLSFIGFSTDGWLYTVTAEVGKKYTVAGQSNTSNTGYQIIAAICLSIALFGLICGSIVFISNSMEIKRLNKASYRWRDLDNA; encoded by the coding sequence GTGACAACAAAAAAAGGATTTAAAAAACGCTTAAAGGATTTTTCAAAACAACAAATTCTTGCCTTAATTATTTTGGGAGCAATTGATGTATTTGTAATTGCTGCACCCTATTATGTTAAGAATGTTGTTCCTAACCTCCACTTGTACTTAGGAATTACAGAGGATGAAGTTGCTACTGTTACTTCTATCATTGGTTATGTAACACTTGCCACTCAACTACCAGGAGGGTTTTTAACAAATCGCTTCAGTTCTAGAAAATTGTTATTTCTATCAGCAATTACTACTGGAGCAATTACTTTTTGATTAGCAGCCAACATCTTAACTAAAAACCAACAAAGCCATGATGCTTTATTTATTCAGTATTGTGTAATATGAGGGTTATGAGGGATAACAAGTACTTTAATCTTTTGAACACCATTATGAAAACTAGCTAGTCAACAAGCAACAAAAGAAAACCAAGCACTTGGTTTTGGAATTCAGGGAGCTGCTAATGGAATATGAGGTTTAATATTTATCTTTCTAATTGCATTGATAATTACCAGCATTTTCTATCCATCAGGAGGTAGTGAGAATGCTGATTCAAAACCATTTGCTGCATACGCTTTTATCATTGCCATAATGCTAGTAATTACTGGATTTACAGTTTTGTTTTTTGTTAAGGAAAAACCAATTGAAAAACAAAGTCAAACCACTTTAGTAAGTTTTAAACGCAATTTAAACCAGATTTTAGTGACCTTAAAAAACTGAAAGTTATGGTTACTATCCTTCTTTTTAATGGGGATGTATGTGTTTCAAAGCACTTTTGCTTATTACCTTTTACAGATGTTGCAAAATGCATTTTTAGCGCCTGTAGTATTAGTAACTGTAATTGGGGGAATTAGAACTTATGCACTGAGAAGTGCTGTTAGTGTTTATCTTTGTAGATTAGCAGATAAGTGTAAAAGCTATATCTTGTTTTTAATGATATGTACTGTTCTTGGTATTGTATTTGTTCTAGCATTTATTCTACTTGGTTTTGTACAAACAAATTCTGCTAACATCACTTTAATTACTTTCTCTTCCATTCTCTATATCTTTACTGGTATCTTATCATGGGGAATGGTTACAGTCAGATATAACCAAATAGGTGAAATTGATATTGGTAAAAATAACTATGCATCTAGTGTTGGTTTACTTAGTTTTATTGGTTTTTCTACTGATGGATGACTTTACACTGTGACTGCTGAAGTTGGTAAGAAATATACAGTTGCAGGACAAAGTAATACTAGTAACACTGGTTATCAAATTATCGCTGCTATTTGTTTATCCATTGCTTTGTTTGGTTTGATATGTGGATCAATTGTTTTTATCTCAAATAGCATGGAAATTAAACGATTAAATAAAGCTTCATACCGTTGAAGAGATCTTGATAATGCATAA
- the mnmA gene encoding tRNA 2-thiouridine(34) synthase MnmA, with the protein MSIIAKTVFIGLSGGVDSAVSALLLKKQYQEVIGVFMECWDETLNNDFYGHKKINNNKSGCSSFQDFQQAKKIANSLGIKLIKKNLIEAYWNKVFLPMIQSFKKGLTPNPDIWCNRFIKFGLLHDFCKQINPNSLFATGHYAKINMIENQPLLSIPKDTNKDQTYFLANVKKEQFQNVIFPLADLKKITVRNIARENNWEVADKKDSTGICFIGERHFSDFLKNYLPVKKGLIKDWKTKQTISEHDGVWFYTIGQRSGLNLGGLKQRHFVVAKDIETNELFVSCDKEELLKTTILLDQFNWLYTPKQLPSQVLVRIRHAQKPEIAKLKLLSDNKLEITFKNPVISVASGQFGVLYTLDQICLGAGLI; encoded by the coding sequence ATGTCAATTATTGCAAAAACAGTTTTTATAGGTTTAAGCGGTGGTGTTGATTCTGCTGTTAGTGCTTTACTTTTAAAAAAGCAATACCAAGAAGTTATTGGTGTTTTTATGGAATGTTGGGATGAGACACTTAATAATGATTTTTATGGTCATAAGAAAATAAATAATAACAAATCAGGTTGTTCATCTTTTCAAGACTTCCAACAGGCTAAAAAAATCGCTAATTCTTTAGGAATTAAGTTAATAAAAAAAAACTTAATTGAAGCTTATTGAAACAAAGTTTTTTTACCTATGATTCAAAGTTTCAAAAAAGGGTTAACCCCAAATCCAGACATCTGGTGTAATCGTTTTATTAAGTTTGGTTTATTGCATGATTTTTGTAAGCAAATTAACCCTAATTCTCTTTTTGCAACTGGTCATTATGCCAAAATAAACATGATAGAAAATCAGCCTTTGCTTTCTATTCCTAAAGATACCAATAAAGATCAAACTTATTTTTTAGCAAATGTTAAAAAAGAACAATTTCAGAATGTTATTTTTCCTTTAGCAGATTTAAAAAAAATAACAGTGAGAAATATTGCTAGAGAAAATAATTGAGAAGTTGCAGATAAAAAAGATTCAACTGGAATTTGTTTTATTGGTGAAAGACATTTCAGTGATTTTTTAAAAAACTATTTACCTGTAAAAAAAGGATTAATTAAGGATTGAAAAACCAAACAAACTATTAGTGAACATGATGGTGTTTGGTTTTATACGATTGGTCAACGCAGTGGATTAAATTTAGGGGGGTTAAAACAACGTCATTTTGTTGTTGCTAAGGATATTGAAACTAATGAATTATTTGTTTCTTGTGACAAAGAAGAATTATTGAAAACAACAATTTTATTGGATCAATTTAACTGGTTGTATACACCAAAGCAACTTCCTAGTCAAGTTCTGGTAAGAATTAGACATGCTCAAAAACCAGAAATTGCAAAGTTGAAATTATTATCAGATAATAAACTGGAAATAACATTTAAAAATCCTGTTATAAGTGTTGCATCTGGACAGTTTGGTGTATTATATACACTTGATCAAATTTGTTTAGGAGCAGGATTAATTTAA
- a CDS encoding MG296/MPN423 family protein, translating to MKPQLIAFKKFLQTEFQAVDFETFRINFNLCLKREQDNIVIYEDDDYDDQPFFFKPMLSDGFFIQTEVIKQLDYLAKVVENPKDSDQQCCQNFYEALIVFISALAITKGINPNRFHQRLVNRFAIHAVY from the coding sequence ATGAAACCACAACTTATAGCTTTTAAAAAATTTTTACAAACTGAATTTCAAGCGGTTGATTTTGAGACTTTTCGCATTAACTTTAATTTGTGTTTAAAACGAGAACAAGACAATATTGTTATTTATGAAGATGATGATTATGATGACCAACCATTTTTTTTCAAACCAATGTTAAGTGATGGTTTTTTTATCCAAACTGAAGTAATTAAACAGCTAGATTATCTAGCAAAAGTTGTAGAAAATCCTAAAGATAGTGATCAACAGTGCTGTCAAAATTTTTATGAAGCATTAATAGTGTTTATTTCTGCACTTGCTATTACAAAAGGCATTAATCCTAATAGATTTCACCAAAGATTAGTAAACAGGTTTGCTATTCACGCTGTTTATTAA